A window from Balearica regulorum gibbericeps isolate bBalReg1 chromosome 1, bBalReg1.pri, whole genome shotgun sequence encodes these proteins:
- the SMO gene encoding protein smoothened gives MAAQGGGWRWALVLGMALVLGGRRCPAAPFLNASAVPERCRRPASCERLRYGACLGSALPYAATSTLLAADSASQEEAHGKLLLWSGLRNAPRCWDVIQPLLCAVYMPKCEDGQVELPSQTLCQATRAPCTIVERERGWPDFLKCTPDRFPEGCPNEVQNIKFNSSGQCEAPLVRTDNPKSWYEDVEGCGIQCQNPLFTEKEHREMHVYIAAFSSVTIFCTFFTLATFVADWRNSNRYPAVILFYVNACFFVGSIGWLAQFMDGARDEIVCRADGTMRLGEPTSNETLSCVIIFVIVYYSLMSGVIWFVMLTYAWHTSFKALGTTYQPLLGKTSYFHLITWSIPFVLTVAILAVAQVDGDSVSGICFVGYKNYHYRAGFVLAPIGLVLIVGGYFLIRGVMTLFSIKSNHPGLLSEKAASKINETMLRLGIFGFLAFGFVFITFGCHFYDFFNQAEWERSFREYVLCEANVTIATQTNKPIPDCEIKNRPSLLVEKINLFAMFGTGVSMSTWVWTKATLLIWKRTWCRLTGQSDDQPKRIKKSKMIAKAFSKRKELLRDPGQELSFSMHTVSHDGPVAGLAFDINEPSADVSSAWAQHVTKMVARRGAILPQDISVTPVATPVPPEERASLWVVEADVSPELQKRSSRKKKRRKKKKEVCPGPERCLGGSAAPPAPSTVPRLPRLPTQPCLVAFAPDVLPGLPPGQPEAAFTGGPWDSHRRANVFHLISNPFCPESGSPDEESPGPSSGRWQHNGGPLWTPDPGTLPHGGGPRTQGRRAGLAPIHSRTNLVDAELLDADSDF, from the exons ATGGCGGCGCAGGGCGGCGGGTGGCGGTGGGCGCTGGTGCTGGGTATGGCGCTGGTGTTGGGCGGCCGCCGTTGCCCCGCCGCCCCGTTCCTCAACGCTTCGGCCGTTCCCGagcgctgccgccgccccgcgTCCTGCGAACGGCTCCGTTACGGTGCCTGTCTGGGTTCGGCGCTCCCCTACGCCGCCACCTCCACGTTGTTGGCCGCCGACTCCGCCTCGCAGGAGGAGGCTCACGGAAAGCTCCTGCTTTGGTCCG GCCTGCGTAACGCCCCGCGCTGCTGGGACGTcatccagcccctgctctgcgCCGTCTACATGCCCAAGTGCGAGGATGGCCAGGTGGAGCTGCCCAGCCAGACCCTCTGCCAGGCCACCCGAGCGCCCTGCACCATCGTGGAGCGCGAGCGTGGCTGGCCCGACTTCCTCAAGTGCACGCCCGACCGATTCCCCGAGGGATGCCCG AACGAGGTGCAGAACATCAAGTTCAACAGCTCGGGGCAGTGTGAGGCACCGCTGGTGCGGACAGACAACCCCAAGAGCTGGTACGAGGATGTGGAGGGTTGCGGCATCCAGTGCCAGAACCCGCTCTTCACCGAGAAGGAGCACCGCGAGATGCACGTCTACATTGCCGCCTTCAGCTCTGTCACCATCTTCTGCACCTTCTTCACCCTG GCCACGTTCGTCGCCGACTGGAGGAACTCCAACCGCTACCCCGCCGTCATCCTCTTCTACGTCAACGCCTGCTTCTTTGTGGGCAGCATCGGCTGGTTGGCGCAGTTCATGGATGGCGCTCGTGACGAGATCGTGTGCCGGGCCGACGGCACCATGCGGCTGGGGGAACCCAC CTCCAACGAGACGCTCTCCTGCGTCATCATCTTTGTCATCGTTTACTACTCCCTGATGTCGGGTGTCATCTGGTTCGTCATGCTGACCTACGCCTGGCACACCTCCTTCAAGGCGCTGGGCACCACCTACCAGCCGCTGCTGGGCAAGACCTCCTACTTCCACCTCATCACCTGGTCCATCCCCTTCGTCCTCACCGTGGCCATCCTGGCCGTGGCGCAG GTGGATGGTGACTCCGTCAGCGGTATCTGCTTCGTGGGGTATAAGAACTACCACTACCGAGCTGGCTTCGTCCTGGCGCCCATCGGGCTCGTCCTCATCGTGGGGGGTTATTTCCTCATCCGGG GGGTCATGACGCTCTTCTCCATTAAAAGCAACCACCCCGGGCTGCTGAGCGAGAAGGCAGCCAGCAAGATCAACGAGACCATGCTGCGGCTGG GCATCTTTGGCTTCTTGGCCTTCGGCTTTGTCTTCATCACTTTTGGCTGCCACTTCTATGACTTCTTCAACCAGGCGGAGTGGGAGCGCAGCTTTCGGGAATACGTGCT GTGTGAGGCCAACGTGACCATCGCCACGCAGACCAACAAGCCCATCCCGGACTGCGAGATCAAGAACCGGCCGAGCCTGCTGGTGGAGAAAATCAACCTCTTCGCCATGTTCGGTACCGGTGTCTCCATGAGCACCTGGGTCTGGACCAAGGCCACCCTGCTCATCTGGAAGCGTACCTGGTGCAG GCTGACGGGGCAGAGCGATGACCAGCCCAAGAGGATCAAGAAGAGCAAGATGATCGCAAAGGCCTTCTCCAAGCGCAAGGAGCTGCTGCGCGACCCGGGACAGGAGTTGTCCTTCAGCATGCACACCGTCTCGCACGACGGCCCCGTGG CTGGTTTAGCGTTCGACATCAATGAGCCGTCGGCCGACGTGTCCTCGGCGTGGGCCCAGCACGTCACCAAGATGGTGGCCAGGAGAGGGGCCATCCTGCCCCAGGACATCTCTGTGACGCCCGTGGCAACGCCTG TGCCGCCGGAGGAGAGGGCCAGCCTTTGGGTCGTGGAGGCCGACGTCTCCCCCGAGCTGCAGAAGCGTAGCAGCCGCAAGAAGAAGcggaggaagaagaagaaggaggtgTGCCCAGGCCCCGAGCGCTGCCTGGGGGGCtccgcagcccccccggcccccagcACCGTCCCTCGCCTGCCCCGGCTGCCCACCCAGCCCTGCTTGGTCGCCTTCGCCCCCGACGTCCTTCCGGGGCTCCCACCTGGCCAGCCTGAAGCCGCCTTCACTGGGGGGCCGTGGGACAGCCACCGCAGAGCCAACGTCTTCCACCTCATCAGCAACCCCTTCTGCCCTGAGAGCGGATCCCCGGACGAGGAGAGCCCCGGCCCCAGCAGCGGGCGCTGGCAGCACAACGGGGGTCCGCTTTGGACCCCCGACCCCGGCACCCTGCCCCACGGTGGGGGGCCGAGGACTCAGGGCCGACGGGCCGGCTTGGCCCCCATCCACTCTCGGACCAACCTGGTGGACGCAGAGCTGCTGGACGCCGATTCGGACTTTTGA